One Trichormus variabilis 0441 genomic window, ATAGTTCCTTTTCTTCATCTCTAGTTATTAGTCCCCAATCCCTAGCCCCTTACTTACACCTGAAAAATCGTACACTATAATGTCATACGCCTGGGATAAAGGCTACTGTATCGTTATCCATTGACGATAGAGGGAATCTACATCAAGCTTAAATATGGATTTATACTCATAAAACAGGAGAATAAAATTATGCTTTAAAGACACAGATGTACTTATAGGTCAATTTCTGAGTAAAACAATTTAAGTAATGTGTATATCAAATAGCCAGGCTGATGCCGCAAGTTTAATCTTGTAGTTTAGCTGTTTATCTTAAATTAGTTGTACTAGTTTTATCTAGTCTATTAGAACTGCACAAGGTATTTGAGAGAATGAATGCTTCCGCTAGCTTAACGCCGTTTAACAGTCCAACGCCTCCATCCCTGCCGATGATATTGGAGACTTTACCAGATCCTGCGATCGCTGGACATGGATGTCCTGCACGCACCAGGTTGCAAATTGATTTAATTTTACTGGCAATTGAAGCTTTAGAACTGGGTGGTTCTGAAGCTATCCTGACGTTTGCGGCAGAATTGGACTTGAAGGGAATTGTCAAAGATCGGGTGAATTTGTGGCGAATGCGGAGTTCCAACCCGATTAGACGAGCGCATATTCGCCGCCCTTTAACCATCATGGAAGCAAAAGCTTTAGTCGTGATTGCTTGTTACATAGCTCGGCGCTTAACAGTGGTCATCCGCCAGATGTTGATGATTTGTCAACAAATGA contains:
- a CDS encoding DUF3038 domain-containing protein, producing MNASASLTPFNSPTPPSLPMILETLPDPAIAGHGCPARTRLQIDLILLAIEALELGGSEAILTFAAELDLKGIVKDRVNLWRMRSSNPIRRAHIRRPLTIMEAKALVVIACYIARRLTVVIRQMLMICQQMNDKQIPLEQNLRLSNYLERFRAHFKSRMNARRFGALALNSDEKLDELAINLLGQLLFCTGTAGMQRFWISLFDGEVE